The proteins below are encoded in one region of Aquisphaera giovannonii:
- a CDS encoding thermonuclease family protein yields the protein MRPRAAMPIVLASTSLCLGLGLAASPGGSPQEPPRVQGKVEQKPQARPHGAPVVVDPATVRIDDGDTVVIRWGEGDEETVRILGIDTPETRHEEHSIPYDQSFGPEGRAFAQGAFAVASDVKLIRAAMLDPYGRTLGYLILDGKNYSVLVIKAGLSDETVSFYGDNGLPAMAAEVKSAAKGRPPLAFEPPHAFRKRMRSVSDWQKSPHPNPAR from the coding sequence ATGCGACCCCGCGCCGCCATGCCGATCGTCCTCGCGTCCACATCCCTCTGCCTGGGCCTCGGGCTGGCCGCCTCGCCGGGCGGCTCGCCGCAGGAACCGCCCAGGGTCCAGGGCAAGGTCGAGCAGAAGCCGCAGGCGAGGCCCCACGGGGCACCCGTCGTGGTCGATCCGGCGACGGTCCGCATCGACGACGGCGACACCGTGGTCATCCGCTGGGGCGAGGGCGACGAGGAGACCGTCCGCATCCTGGGGATCGATACGCCGGAGACCCGCCACGAGGAGCATTCGATCCCGTATGACCAATCGTTCGGCCCGGAGGGCAGGGCGTTCGCCCAGGGGGCGTTCGCGGTCGCGAGCGACGTGAAGCTGATCCGCGCGGCGATGCTCGACCCCTACGGGCGTACCCTCGGGTACCTGATCCTCGACGGCAAGAACTACTCCGTGCTCGTCATCAAGGCGGGCCTGAGCGACGAAACCGTCAGCTTCTACGGCGACAACGGACTGCCCGCTATGGCCGCGGAGGTCAAGTCAGCCGCCAAGGGACGCCCGCCGCTCGCCTTCGAGCCGCCGCACGCGTTCCGCAAGCGGATGCGCTCCGTCTCCGACTGGCAGAAGTCGCCCCATCCGAACCCCGCACGCTGA
- a CDS encoding DUF2721 domain-containing protein — MPLDVNSYSTLSVMITPALFMTANGSLIISTSNRMSRVVDRIRVLNDLRDALCRGATDLDLVPERLAHVADQLHHLEWRSDRVRYALSMLYLAFGCFVGTSLMLALDVLFGNRLVAIPTLMAVCGVSLLLGASINLVREARRALLTNRLEVRFYRDLNAKRQAAASCGMPRTSSATA, encoded by the coding sequence ATGCCGCTCGACGTGAACAGCTACTCGACCCTGTCGGTCATGATCACCCCAGCCCTGTTCATGACGGCCAATGGTTCGCTGATCATCTCCACGTCGAACCGGATGTCGCGGGTCGTCGATCGCATCCGGGTCCTCAACGACCTGCGCGACGCGCTCTGCCGGGGGGCGACGGACCTCGATCTCGTCCCGGAGCGGCTCGCCCACGTGGCCGATCAGCTGCATCACCTGGAGTGGCGCAGCGACCGGGTCCGCTACGCCCTCAGCATGCTCTATCTGGCCTTCGGCTGCTTCGTCGGGACGAGCCTGATGCTGGCGCTCGACGTCCTGTTCGGCAACCGCCTCGTCGCCATACCCACCCTCATGGCCGTCTGCGGAGTGTCCCTGCTCCTGGGCGCGAGCATCAACCTCGTCCGCGAGGCCCGACGGGCGTTGCTGACCAACCGCCTGGAAGTGCGGTTCTACCGCGACCTCAACGCCAAGCGGCAAGCGGCCGCGAGCTGCGGCATGCCCCGCACGTCGTCCGCGACCGCATAG